Below is a window of Synergistetes bacterium HGW-Synergistetes-1 DNA.
ATCGAAAATGTATGTGAGGACAAAGCCAGCCAGGGTCAGCTGGAGAGTCAGCCTTACGCTTGCAACGAAAAGGAGCTTGGTCTGGTTTATTTTTGCTTTTTTCATTACAGCAAGCACTACAAGGAGCAGGATATATACGAGGCTGAACTGGACAAGGCTTATTGCAGCGATTTCACGCATTATGGCTTGCTCCTTTCGAGTGCGATGATATTGTCTCCGTATTTTTCGGCAAGAGGAAGATAATGGCTTACTACGATAATTGTCATCTCGTTATCATTGGAAAAATTTATAATGTTCTTCATCATTGCATCCGAAGAGATGTTGTCCAGTGCTGATGTTGGTTCGTCAAGCATCAGGATTTTGGGCATGAACGAAAGGAATATCGCTATGTAGACCCTCTGCCGTTCTCCGCCAGACATAGTCTCGCATCTGGTCTCAAGAGGAAAATCTGCGCTGCATAGCTTGAGGAATTTCTCCATGTCTTCTTTTGGAAGAAGGTCGTGATCCCTGTATTCGTAATATTTTATAAAATTTTCTTCTATAGTGCCTGTGAATAGGTAGACTGACTGGCTTACGAGGAGAATTTCTCTTCTTAGTTTGATCGTGTCGATATTTTCAATATTATTATCGTTGTAGAGGATCTCTCCGCTGTCAGGGGAAATCGTGCCGTTAATAAGCTTGAGCAGCGTGCTTTTGCCGCAGCCGCTCGGACCATGTATGAATGTGGTTTCCTCCTTAGCGATTTTTATATCCGGG
It encodes the following:
- a CDS encoding ABC transporter, yielding MIRYPDIKIAKEETTFIHGPSGCGKSTLLKLINGTISPDSGEILYNDNNIENIDTIKLRREILLVSQSVYLFTGTIEENFIKYYEYRDHDLLPKEDMEKFLKLCSADFPLETRCETMSGGERQRVYIAIFLSFMPKILMLDEPTSALDNISSDAMMKNIINFSNDNEMTIIVVSHYLPLAEKYGDNIIALERSKP